The sequence GCGGGCGAGGTGCCCCAGGGCATAAACCAGCTTCGCGTCGGCGAGTCCATGCTCCTCGGCAGGGACGTCACGCACCGGCGGCCGCTCCCGGGCATGCACCTCGACGCGTTCGTCTTCGTGGCCGAGGCGATCGAGGTGGAGAGGAAGCCATCGGTGCCGCGAGGAGAGATCGGGCAGGATGCTTTCGGCAAAGTCCGCCGATTCGAGGACAGGGGCGTGAGAACGAGGGCGCTCCTCGCGTGCGGCCGGCAGGATGTGGATCCCGAGGGCCTGAGGCCGCTGGAACATGGCGTGGAGGTGCTTGGCGCGTCCAGCGACCACCTGATCCTCGATGTGGAGGAGGCTGGGCGAAGGATAAGAGTCGGCGACGAGGTCAGGTTTACCATGAGTTACGGTTGCCTCCTTGCTGCCATGACTTCGCCGTACGTGCACAAGGTCGTTGTATGACTTTGTCGTATATCTGCAGCGCAGGACGGGTGTTCTGTGTTTGGGGAGGGGTTACAGGTGGCAAAAGCCGGGGGTGTCGTGTTGTGTGCGCTTGCCCCGCATCCGCCGCTTCTGATCCCGGAGATCGGCTCCAGGCATGACCTTGATGCCGTAAAGAACACGACGGAGGCCATGAAGAAGCTCGCGGCCACGGTGAGAGATGCCGACCCCGAGGTTGTGGTCGTGATCAGCCCACATTCACCGTTGTTCGAGGACGCAGTGGCGATACGGACCGCGAATCCGCTCGAGGGTGACTTCTCCATGTTCATGGCGGGCCAGGTCCGGCTGTCGTTCGAGAACGACCTGGCTCTGGCGAGCGAGATCGCCAGGCGCGGGGAGATGGAAGACGTTCCCGTGATCCTCTTGGGGGACCGCGAGCGCCGTGCGTACCGGCTGGAGAACCGCCTGGACCACGGCGTTCTCGTCCCGATGCACTTCGTGGCAGAGGCTGGGGTGAAGGCCCCGCTAGTGGTCATGGGCATGGCGCTGCTGCCCCGAGAAAAGCTGTACGCGTTCGGCAGAGCGATCGCGAAGGCCGTGGAGGCATTGGGCCGCAGAGCCGTGGTCATCGCGAGCGGTGACATGTCGCACCGCCTGAGCGCGGAGGCTCCGGCTGGCTACGATCCGCGGGGCGCCGAGTTTGATGCGCGAATAGTCAAGCTTATGCGGGCCGGAGACGTAGAAGGCATCATATCCCTCGACAATGTGCTCGTGGAACGCGCGGGAGAGTGCGGGTACAGGTCGCTCCTGATGGCCCTCGGAACCCTCGACGGGCGGCGATTCGAGCCGGAAGTCTTGTCGTACGAGGGCCCGTTTGGCGTGGGTTATGCCGTCGCCGTTTTCAGGCCTGGTGAGCCCGCCCCAGACAGAGCTTTGGTCGAGAAACTCATCGCCAGACGCAAGAAGACGCTGTCAAAGACGAGGGAGTCCGAGAGCCCTCTGGTGAGGCTAGCGCGATCGGCGGTGGAGGAGTACGTGAGGACCGGACGCGTGATCAAGCCTCCTGAAGACCTTCCCGAGGAGATGCGTGGCAGGGCCGGGGTGTTTTGTTCGATCAAGAAGGCAGGCCAGCTCCGTGGGTGCATCGGGACGATCCAGGCCACGACGCGCAACGTTGCCGAGGAGATAATCAGGAACGCCATCGCGGCCGCCACGGACGACCCAAGGTTCATGCCAGTGGAGCCCCGCGAGCTCGACGAGCTCATCTACTCCGTGGACGTCCTTACCCCTGCCGAGCGGGTCTCCGGCATCGATGAGCTGGATCCCAAGGTGTACGGGGTGATCGTCAAGAAGGGCCAGAGAAGCGGGCTTCTTTTACCGGATCTCGAGGGCATCGACGATGCGCGGGAGCAGGTGGCGATAGCAAAGCGAAAGGCGGGAATAGCGCCCGACGAAGACGTCGAGCTCTTCAGGTTCAGAGTAAAGAGGTATACCTGATGCGTGAAGCGTCTTACTGGACAAAGGAGAGCGGAGAGGAGGGCGTTGTAACGTGTCTCCTCTGTCCGCAGCACTGCAGGATCAGGCCGGGTCACGTCGGAGTGTGCAGAGCCCGCAAGAACGTTGACGGGCGGCTGTACTCTCTGATCTACGGGGAGGTCACGTCTTTCGGGCTCGACCCCATCGAGAAGAAGCCCCTTTACCATTTCTACCCCGGATGGGCGATCCTCTCAGTCGGCACCAGGGGGTGCAACCTCGCGTGCGGGTTCTGCCAGAACTGGCACATCTCCCAGGCGGATGCCAGGACTAGCACGCTTACGCCCAAGGAGCTGGCCGCCGTCGCAGCGGAGTACGGCCGGCGCAGGCGCTCGATCGGCGTAGCGTACACGTACTCCGAGCCTCTCATCTGGTACGAGTTCGTCATTGACGCCGCGAAGCTCGTGCATGATCTTGGGCTGAAGAACGTCCTGGTCACCAACGGCGAGGTTAACGAGGACCCGCTGAAGGAGCTCCTGCCCCACATCGACGCGATGAACATTGACGTGAAGGCGTTCACCGAGTCATTCTACGCGAAGGTGTGTCACGGAAGGCTCGCCCCCGTTCTGCGCACTGCGGAGCGGGCAAAGGCCGCTGGATGTCACGTAGAGATAACGAACCTCATAATCCCCGGCCACAACGATGCCCCGGACGAGATACGCAGGCTCGTCCACTGGGTCGCCTCGTCGCTAGGGGATGATACGCCTCTTCACTTTTCGAGGTACTTCCCGGCGTACAAGTTTGACGCGCCTCCGACGCCCATCAGCACCCTGCGCACAGCGGTAGAGATCGCCAAGGACGAACTCAAGTATGTGTACATGGGAAACGTGCCCGGCACCGAAGGGAACGACACCCGTTGCTACATGTGCGGGGAACTGCTCATCGAGCGGAGCGGATTTGACCTCGTGGCGTACAGAATAAAGGACAGAACGTGCCCAAAGTGCGGGGCGGAGATCCACATCACCGGTGCGCCGCCATCCTAGGCTCATCTTCCGTGGTTTCAGAGCGGAACCCGGTAGCCTTCGTCCTCCACGGCCCTCACCATGTCATCGCGAGTGGCCTTGTGCGGATCGAACGTCACTCTCGCGGTTCCCGATGCCAGGTCCACCTGCGCCGTCTTGACCCCGGGCACCTTGAGCAGCGCCCTTTCCACAGCGGCGCGGCAGTGATTGCAGCTCATCCCCTCGATGCGCAGCACGAGTATGTCTTCGTGATCGGGTCTGGATACGGTTGGATTCATGCCGAAGTGCCAAGGCGGCTTCCACTCGCAACCTCAGGCGCGTCGGGACCCCCGGCTACGTCTTCTGATCGAGGAAACCGCTCCTCCTTCCTGAAAAAGGTATGTCGTCCGGCCGCGAACAGGCTATTCGATCTTGATAGCTTCCACAGGGCACGACTCCGCGGCTTCCGCGCAACATGCAAGCGCGTCACACTTTTCCGGATGCGCGGCGTGGGCCTGCCCGTCATCTCCCATCTCGAACACCTCGGGGCAGATCTCCGAGCACAGTCCGCACCCGATGCAGAGGCTCTCGTCAACTGTCACTTTCGCCATGGGTTACGCGCGGCGCCCCGGCTGTTCGGTATCGGCCAGGCCGGGTGCCCGCTGCCCTCCTCTCGCTGCTCATCGCTCACCCTGGTCATCGCGGGGCGGCGATGTGCTCATCTCATGATGTATGTTCCTACAGGCGACACGGGGTTATACATGAGCCGGGCCGCCCACGAGCGCCTTGGCTGTGCGTTCGCGGCCCAGTCCTGTGTTCACCCCGCTCCTTTTGATGCCCGTGCGCTCGACGCTGAGCCCGTTGAGACTCCCTTCTGAGTCCGCGGCCGGGGCGGCCCCAGTGGTGATTTGTGGCCGCGCGCCGCCCCGGCCGATGCCACTATCCTGCAGTTCGCTTCGCAGTTCGGGGTTGAGAAACTTCACGAACATGCCCTTCATTCCCAGGGATTTTGTTCTGACGAGGCCCGCAGAGGACAGCTTCCGGAGAGCATTGACGACCACAGAACGCGTCATGCCCGCAGCGTCAGCGATCCTGCCGGCTACGACGAACCCTTGGTCGCCCGTGATGCTGTCAAGGATGGCGTGAACCGCCACGAGTTCGGAGTAGGAGAGGCTCCGGATCGCGGACCTCGCAACACGCTGGTTTGTCTCGCGATCCTCTTCGTCCCTCCGGCGTCTCGCCGCGAGCACTGCGCCGGAGGCCGCGGCAAGGGCTCCGAGCGCATCACGGTCATCTCGCGAGAGCTCGCGATCAAGCTGGACGACAAGCATGCCGAGGGCCTCGCCTAGCACCGTGATGGGCGCCGCCGCGTATGTGTGGCGATCGATCATCGCCGATACCGGTGTTTTGCGGGCTGCCACCGCCGCGCCGAGCGATGCTATCGTGCGAGGCGTGAGAGCGTCTCCGGAATGGTCCTCATGCGCATTGGGGCCTGGGGAATCCGCCAGGGCTTTCGCGGCGGAAGCGCCGGCCGCCATGCCGGCCGCCACGGAGTGCCCGGTGACGTGCCCTTTGGCGTTCACCAGGTAAACACGGGCACCGCCAAGACAACGGCTCACGACGGAGCACACCCCGTCGCCGATCGGGCCTGGAAAGTCATGCTGGAGGATCTCCGTCATAGCCTTCAGGGTTTGCCGGCACTTCACTTCAGGCGCCTCCCTTTTGTCTCCGTCTCGTCCCTTCGAACTTCCTTCTAACTAAACGTCCTCTCAAGCCTCCCTGGGGACGGCTCGCGCAGCACAGGGCATGGTCAACACTGTGTCATCGGCGGTTTCGGACGGGCAAGCAAACCGGCGCTGAGGTGACCCTTGGGCCCGGAGAGGGCCCTGGACGTACCCGCCGTAGGACACACCTGCCGCAGGCGCCGCAGGCTCAGTTAACCATAAATGGAAAGGTGTTCATGTTTCCGGACACATTTTACGACATCGACTTGATGCGTGTCAACGGATGTCGCGCACCATGGCGGTTTATGTCGACTCCCGGCCCGGACGTCCCACGCTTCGGCAAGGTTCGACCGCTAGACAGATCGCCATGGGTTCGTGCCGGGCTTGAGCGCGCAACCCTGTTCGGGCTTGCCGGCTTTGCCCTCGGGGGATGGCGCGCCTGTGCCGCACCTCGTTCGAATTCCGCGGGCGAGATAGCTGTTGGCACGGTGGCCGGCGACTCCTTCCGGGAGCCGCGAGCCGGAACCCGGAATCCGGGAACCGAGAGCGTCGTTGAGCGTTGTTGATGCGCCCCTAAGGAGGTTTCCACGTGTGTTCCTGGAAGTATCCCAAGAAGGGGGTGCGGAGGAAGAAAGGCATTCTCCCTGCCGCGCGCTCCGCTGCGACGAGACTGGGGCCGCGAAGCTGAAATGCCGAGACAAAAGGGAGGTTGGGATCTCTGGTGGGAAAGCTGGTTTTGGGGTGGCAGGTAGCGGGCTCCTGTGAGGGCGAGCGCTCATACAGGGAACATGCAGACGTGATAACTCACATCAGCCCTTGTTGGTACTCGATGAGCAGGGACGGAAGCATCAGGAGAGACGAGAACGGAGCAGCGGGCATCATCGAGCTGGCGAGGGCTTCGGGGACCGCCGTTGTGCCTCTCGTGGCAAATGAAGGCTTCAGCCCTGAGGTTGCCCACGAGATACTCCTCACAGCGCGTACCAGGCGGCTCGCGGCGGAGGCGATCGCCTCGCTCGTCCTGGAGCGCGGTTTTGATGGCATCAACATGGATTTCGAGGGCGCTTTCATAAAGGGCGACAGGGAGAGGTACACGCTTTTGATCACCGAGATCGTACATCTCCTCAAGCCTCACGGCAAGCACGTCTCGGTGGATGCCGTGGCGCAGACGGCGCCTCCACGGCCGGACGAGACAGGATGGGCCCAGGCGTACGACTATCCAGGCCTTGCCGCCGTCGCGGACTTTCTAATCATCATGGGATACGATTACTCGCCTGCGGGCGGCCCGCCCGGGCCGGTCGCCCCGCTCTGGTGGCTCGAGAAAGTGCTCGACTATGCGACTTCGTGCGTTCCGAGAGAGAAGATAGTGGTCGGCCTCCCGTTCTACGGGCGTCACTGGACCATTGAGAAGGGCGTGATATCGCAGGGCAGGGGGATTGACGCGAAGAAGGCCGCTGAGCTTGTGGAGCGGCAGGGGGTCGCTGCGGCCTGGGACGTCCGAGCGGCATGCCCTGTGCTCCGGTACTACGAAGGCGATGTCGAGCACGTGGTGTACTACGAGGATGCGGAAAGCCTTAGGCTCAAGCTGAGGCTTGTCAGGGAGTGCGGGATCGGCGGAATAGCGTTCTGGCGGCTTGGTTCAGAAGACCCAAGGATGTGGGAGGTCGTGCGGGAAGAGTTCCTCTCTTGATCCAGAGAATGACTCGCCGGTGAAGGAAGGACTTCGATTCTCATCGTCGAATCAGGTTCTAGACTTAGATCCAAACGAGGGGGGATAGTGATGAGGAAGGCGTTCCTATTGACGATCGCCGTGGCCATCGTGTTGGCCCTGGCCGGCGGCGTATCTGCGGCGGGCAAGATCGGTGTGGGCTACTACTTCCACCAGAGTGACTCCGCCATGTCGCTCGCGGGCGAACTAGGTCTCTCTGACAGACTGGCATTCGGGTTCGATTATGTGGCGCAAGCCGGCGAAGAGCCCAGCAAGACCGAGCTATACGGCAAACTTGCGCTGAAGGACCTGGGCGTCACCTCGGTTGGAGCCTTCGGGGGTGTGAAGATGACCGGGGCTTCCAATACGAGCTTCAAGGTCGGACTATACGGTGAGCAGCCGATCACGCCGCAGATCGACGCGTACGCCCGGGCGGGCGCGGCATTTGAGGGCAGCGCCAGCAGCGTATGGCTTGAGGCGCTCGGCGGCGTGAAAGTCAACGTGATGTCTCCGTTCTGGCTCGCGGGTGAGGCTCTTTACAACAGCCGGGAAGGTGCTGACGGCACTGCCTTCCGCGTGATCGTGGGAATGAACTTCTAGGGCCCCGAGTCCTGTGGAGGCGGGCGTCCCGGTACGTGCAGGCGGGCTTTCGCCGGGCCGGGGCATGAGGACGGAACAACGGCCCGGCAACGCAGGTCGAATGAACGGCGAACAAGAGGTTCATGAGTGGTAAGCAGGCTGCGTCACGCTTTGTTGCGGGGCGTAGCCTGCTTGGCTTTGCGCTGAGACCGGGCCTGTGTGATCGTTCGTATCGTTTGTTTCCTCGAAGCTGGAAGGATTGCGGTTTCTGGAGTAGAATCATAGAACAAGCCCGCAGAATCCGGGCCTTCGTGACGTCATCATGGAGGTGGTCGAGTTGATAGTCGGGGTCCCGAAAGAGATCAAGAATAACGAGAACCGGGTGGCTATCGTGCCATCGGGAGTGATGGCGTTGTCGGACAGAGGCCACACGGTGCTGGTGCAGAAAGGGGCGGGGATGGGAAGCGGCATATCCGACGAGGACTATGCGCGCGCTGGCGCACGCATAGTGGACAACGTAGCTGATTTGTGGGCCGAGGCCGAGATGATTATGAAGATCAAGGAGCCGTTGCCGCCTGAGTACCCGCTCATGCGGCACGGTCAGGTGATGTTCACGTACTTCCACCTCGCGTCCGACGAGACTCTGACTAGAGCGGTGCTTGATTCCGGCATAGTGGCTATCGCCTATGAGACGGTTCAACTTCCCGACGGCAGCCTTCCTCTCCTCTCTCCGATGAGCGAGGTCGCCGGCGCGATGGCGGCCGTTGTGGGGGCGAACTACCTCGCGGGTCCGAACGGCGGGCGGGGCGTGTTGATGGGCGGCATTCCAGGTGTGGAGCCGGCTCACGTGGTTGTCATCGGGGGAGGGACGGTCGGGACGAACGCTGCACTCATGGCTGCAGGGCTCGGTGCTCAGGTCACGGTGTTTGAGGTCTCCATCAGCCGCATGCGATACCTCTCCCACGTGTTGCCCAAGAACGTGAAGATACTGTATTCCAACAGGCATTCGATAGAGGCTGCGCTCGCCGACGCGGACCTCGTGATCGGGGCCGTCCTCATACCCGGGGCGAAGGCGCCGAAACTCGTCACGCGCGACATGATAAAGCTGATGAAGAAGGGCTCTGTCATCGTGGACGTGGCGGTGGATCAAGGAGGATGCATTGAGACTACCCACCCGACGACCCATGCCGAGCCCACGTACTTCGTGGACGGCGTGCTCCACTACGCGGTTGCGAATATGCCCGGCGCTTTCCCGAGGACATCGACGTTTGCCCTCACAAACGCGACTCTTCCGTACGCGATCAGGATCGCGGATCTCGGCGCGGAGGAGGCTATGAGACGTGATCCGGCTCTCAGGCTCGGTCTGAACGCCTACAAGGGCAAGCTGACGTGTAAAGGCGTGTCCGAGGCGTTCGGGATAGAGTATCATTCACCCGAGGAAGTGCTCGGCTAGGAAGCCCTCGGCTCAGAGTGAATCCTAACCAGAGCCGGGTGTGATGTTCCGACCACGGCCGCGGATAGAAAACGGCCGTGTTTTTTTCGCTATGGGTTGCATAGATATGCATCAATGATGTATAATTACCACAACCCCTGCCCAAACCTGGCTAGCAAGGAAACCACGGGCAGGCGTGGCGGAGGGTGCACTTTATGGTTCGAGTGGGAGTGGTCGGGGCGTCCGGTTATACCGGCGGGGAGCTTGTGAGGCTCCTCATTGGGCATAGGGAGGCGGCCCTCACAGTCCTCGCTTCTCGCGGAAGCGCCGGGAAAGCGGCTGCCGAGGTCTACCCGAACCTTCGTGGGTACGACCTTCCCCCTATCTCTGGCATCGCTGCGGACAGCCTCGCTCGCGACTGCGATGTGGTCTTCATCGCGGCGCCCGCGGGTGTGGCCGCATTGCTTGCGAAGGAGATCCTGACCGCACGCCCTTCGGTGAGGATCGTTGACCTCGGCGCGGATTTTCGGCTCAAGAGCCCGGCGTCGTATCAGGAGTGGTACGGCGTCCCTCACGAAGCCCCAGATCTTGTTGCGGAGGCTTCGTACGGTCTTCCAGAGCTTTACCGAGACGAGATACGCAAGTCGAGGATCGTGGCGAATCCGGGATGCTACCCCACAGCCGCCTTGCTTGCGCTGGCCCCGCTTGTGAGCCGCGGCATCGTTGATTTGCGGAGCCTCATCATAGACGCGAAGTCCGGGGTGTCCGGTGCCGGAAGGACGCCGTCGCCGGGATACCATTTTCCAGAGTGTGAGGAGAACCTTCGCGCGTACGGAGTCCCGCGACACCGCCACACGCCCGAGATAGAACAAGAACTGCGGCGGCTCGCCATGCAGGGTCTGGGCCCTCGAGGTGAAGCCGGCTGCGGCACGGGGACGGCCGCCGGGGCACCCGGCAGGGCTGATACGGATGAGGACGGGATCACAGTCACGTTTACGCCGCATCTCGTTCCGATGAGCCGTGGGATCCTGGTGACGGCGTACGGCCTGCTTAAGACACCGGCGCCCGCCGTCGCCGTGAGAAGCGGTGCGTCGAACAAGACCGGTCTACCCGGATACGTGCCACGCGATGCGGCTCCTTGCCCGGAGACCACCGGCGAGGGCCCTCGTCCCGATGCACTTACCGCCCTGTACGAAGAGTTTTATGCCCACGAGAGGTTCGTGAGAGTGCTCCGCGGGAGTCTCCCCGAGACGAAGGCGGTCCGTGGGTCGAACTTCTGTGACATCGCAGTGAGAATCGACGTGAGGACCGGTCGGGTCGTCGTGTTCTCTGCCCTCGACAACCTGGTGAAGGGGGCGGCCGGCCAGGCGATTCAGAACATGAACGTTCTGTTCGGGTTGGAGGAATCAACCGGCCTTGAGGCCCCTCCTGTCTGGCCGTGAGAGGCCGTGAGAGGCAGTATTCAAGACGCGAGGCTGAAGGGAAGGGAGCGTGCGGCATGATTTCAGTGGAAGCAGCGGCTATCGAACCAGCGGGCGCGACCGATTCGACCTGGCGAGAGATTCCTGGCGGGGTTACCGCTCCTCTGGGGTTCCGCGCTGCCGGGCTGCACTGCGGGATAAAGCGAGCGCGTCCTGATCTCGCCCTCATCCTCTCGGACGTGCCAGCGGCATGTGCGGCGGTGTTTACCACTAACAGGGTGAAGGCCGCGCCGGTCTTGGTCAGCATGGAGCACGTCAGGTCCGGAAAGTGCAGGGCTGCTGTGGTGGCGAGCGGCAACGCGAACGCATGCACTGGCCCGAAGGGCCTCGAGGACGCGCGGACCATGGCGAACGTAACAGGAGAGGTCCTGGGGATCCCGCCGGACGAAGTCATTGTCGCGTCGACGGGCGTCATAGGGGTCCCTATGCCCATCGAGAAGGTGTGCGAGGGAATCCGCCTCGCCGCCGGAGCGCTTGACCCGGGACCAACGGGCGGCGCGGCCGCCGCTGAGGCTATCCTCACCACGGATCGCACTCTGAAGGAGGTAGCCGTGGAGGGGGATGTGGGTGGACATAGGGTGCGGATAGGGGGTATAGCCAAAGGCTCGGGGATGATCCACCCCAACATGGCCACTATGTTGGCGTTCGTGACGACGGATGCCGCGATAACCCCCGGCATGTTGCGCCGAGCTCTCGCGCGCTCGGTGGAGAGATCGTTCAACATGATCACGATCGATGGCGATACGAGCACCAACGATATGGCCGTGGCGTTTGCAAACGGGACGGCCGGGAATCCCACGGTTGCGTCGGAGGACGCCTCCTTCGACGCGTTCTCGAAAGGGCTCGATCACGTGACGGGAACGCTCGCCCGCATGATAGTGCAGGACGGCGAGGGCGCAACCCGCATCATAAAGGTGGAAGTCCGGGGCGGGAAGACGGAGTGGGATGCACGGCGCATAGCAAGGACCATCGCTTCATCGAACCTAGTGAAAACCGCGGTATTTGGCGCCGATCCTAACTGGGGCAGGGTGCTGGCGGCGGCAGGGCGCGCGGGGGTGGAGTTCGATGCGGACCTCGTGGACGTGTTCATCGGCGATGTGCTCGTTGCGCGGTCCGGCGCGGCGGTGGAGTTCGACGAGGGGCGCGCGAGGGACGCAATGGCCCGCAAGGAAGTCCTCATCGTTGTTGACCTGCACGCAGGCGCCGAAAGCGCGTGCGCGTATACCTGCGACTTGACATACGAGTACGTGCGTATCAACGCAAGCTACAGGAGTTGAGGAGGTGAGACCGATGGACTTTCACAGCGCGATGGCTGGCGCGTCCGTCCCGTCCGTGACACGAGGCCTTTCCGGCGCGGACAAGGCGCAGGTCATCGTGGAAGCTCTGCCCTACATACGTACGTTTTTCGGAAAGACGGTGGTCATCAAATACGGCGGTGCTGCGATGACTGACGCGACCCTCAAGGAAATGGTGGCTCTAGACATAGTCCTTCTAAGGTATATCGGCATGAACCCAGTGATCGTACACGGCGGCGGCAAGGAGATCACCGACGTCATGAGACGCCTGGGCAAAGAGCCCGTCTTCGTGAACGGCCTGCGGGTCACGGATGGCGAGACGGCCGAGATAGCCGAGATGGTCCTAACTGGCAGGATCAATCAGGATATCGTCACCTTGATAAACCGGGGCGGCGGCAAGGCACTCGGGCTTTCCGGGAAGGACGCGAACCTGGTCGTGGCGCGGCGGATGGGCACGGAGGTCTGCGGCGAGACCCACGTCGATCTTGGATATGTTGGGAGCGTGACCTCAATCAATACCGAGATCATCGATGTGGTGTGCCGCGAGGGCTTCGTGCCTGTGATATCCCCCGTGGCGTGTGACGACGATGGGGCCACACTCAACATAAACGCCGACCATCTGGCCGGTCACCTCGCTGGGGCGCTCGGCGCGTTTAAGCTCGTGGTCCTCACCGATGTGGAGGGGATCTTTGCGGATCCAAGCGACCCCAGCTCGCTGCTGCCACAGGTGACCGTGGCCGAGGCAAAGGACATGATCGCCAAGGGACGCATCGCGTCTGGCATGATCCCTAAAGTGGACGCCTGTGTCACCGCCCTCGAGAGAGGGGTGCCGAGGACCCACATTATCGACGGCAGAAAGCCTCACTCGCTCCTGCTGGAGATGTTCACCAATGAGGGCATCGGCACGATGATCATCGGGGGACAGGGATGGCTGCCTGAAGGGGCGGGGCGATGAACCCCCCGGGCGTCTCCCCCACCACGCACGAAGGCTCGCGTCCGCTCCAGGGCGGAAATGGTCGGCTTGCGAGATTCGGCTGGCAGGGAAGGGATCCGTCCCGATGTCAGGCGGCGACATACGGTCGGTAGCGTTTGAACGCTGCACGGCATCGCTGGAGGCAGGGAGGGATTACGCATGGCAGAAACTGGCGTCAAAGAGCGCCGCGCCGCACCGCGCGACGGGAACACGCCAAGCGGACGTCTGGCGACCGAAAGCATCGCGGAGCTTGCGCGCATGTATCTGATGAACACGTATTCGAGGGCCCCCGTGGCCCCCGTGCGTGGCTCCGGAGTGCGCATCTGGGACGCTGACGGCAGGGAGTATCTGGACTTTCTCGGCGGGATCGCGGTGTGCGCGCTAGGTCACTCCCACCCCGCCGTGGTCTCGGCCATTCAAAAACAAGCCGCCACGCTGCTTCATTGCTCCAATCTGTATCTCGTCGAGCGGCAGGCCCTCCTTGCGAAGGCGCTCCTGGAGGGAACGCCGTTCGGAAAGGCATTCTTCTGCAACAGCGGGGCGGAGGCCAATGAGGCGGCGATCAAAATCGCCCGAAAATACGCCAGGGTCGTGCGGCGGGAGCAAGGCCGATACGAGATCATCACCGCGCTCAACTCCTTTCACGGGCGTACCCTGGCGACGGTCACGGCGACCGGCCAGCCCAAGTACCGGAAGGATTTCGAGCCCTTGCCGCCCGGGTTCAGGTACGTGCCGTTCAACGATGTTCCTGCCCTCGAGGCGGCCGTTGGCGAGCAGACCGCTGCGGTGCTTCTCGAGGCGGTCCAGGGCGAGGGCGGGGTCCACGTGGCAGACGAGGCTTACTTGAAGCGTGCGAGAGAGCTCTGCGACGAACGCGGCGCCCTCCTCATAATCGACGAGGTTCAGACGGGCATGGGGCGCACCGGGAGGATGTTCGCGTTCGAGCACTACGGGATCGAGCCCGATGCCGTGACGCTTGCCAAGGCCCTCGGCGGGGGGGTCCCCATAGGAGCGCTGCTCGCGAAGGACGAAGTCGCGGCGGCGTTCACTCCCGGCACGCACGCGTCTACGTTCGGTGGGAACCCTCTGGCGTGTGCAGCGGCTCTCGCGGTCGTGGAGACCATCAGGAACGAGCGCCTCGCTGAGCGGGCTACGGAAATGGGGGCCTACTTCGCCAAAGCCCTGATGACCCTCGCACGCAGATTCCCGCAGGTGGCCGAGGTGAGAGGCAAGGGCCTGATGATCGGCCTCGAGCTCAGGCCATCCGGGTGCCGTAGCGACGCACCGGCGCGCGCCGTGGCCGCGGCATGTCTTGAGGCGGGGCTGCTCATAAACGCGGTGAGCGACACAACCCTCCGGTTCTTGCCGGCGCTCGTGGTGAGCAAGGCGGACATCGACGAGGCGGTAGGCATTCTGGAGCGAGTGATGGAGGATGTGCTCGGCTGATGCTGATCCCT is a genomic window of Bacillota bacterium containing:
- the amrA gene encoding AmmeMemoRadiSam system protein A, producing the protein MAKAGGVVLCALAPHPPLLIPEIGSRHDLDAVKNTTEAMKKLAATVRDADPEVVVVISPHSPLFEDAVAIRTANPLEGDFSMFMAGQVRLSFENDLALASEIARRGEMEDVPVILLGDRERRAYRLENRLDHGVLVPMHFVAEAGVKAPLVVMGMALLPREKLYAFGRAIAKAVEALGRRAVVIASGDMSHRLSAEAPAGYDPRGAEFDARIVKLMRAGDVEGIISLDNVLVERAGECGYRSLLMALGTLDGRRFEPEVLSYEGPFGVGYAVAVFRPGEPAPDRALVEKLIARRKKTLSKTRESESPLVRLARSAVEEYVRTGRVIKPPEDLPEEMRGRAGVFCSIKKAGQLRGCIGTIQATTRNVAEEIIRNAIAAATDDPRFMPVEPRELDELIYSVDVLTPAERVSGIDELDPKVYGVIVKKGQRSGLLLPDLEGIDDAREQVAIAKRKAGIAPDEDVELFRFRVKRYT
- the amrS gene encoding AmmeMemoRadiSam system radical SAM enzyme — protein: MREASYWTKESGEEGVVTCLLCPQHCRIRPGHVGVCRARKNVDGRLYSLIYGEVTSFGLDPIEKKPLYHFYPGWAILSVGTRGCNLACGFCQNWHISQADARTSTLTPKELAAVAAEYGRRRRSIGVAYTYSEPLIWYEFVIDAAKLVHDLGLKNVLVTNGEVNEDPLKELLPHIDAMNIDVKAFTESFYAKVCHGRLAPVLRTAERAKAAGCHVEITNLIIPGHNDAPDEIRRLVHWVASSLGDDTPLHFSRYFPAYKFDAPPTPISTLRTAVEIAKDELKYVYMGNVPGTEGNDTRCYMCGELLIERSGFDLVAYRIKDRTCPKCGAEIHITGAPPS
- a CDS encoding heavy-metal-associated domain-containing protein produces the protein MNPTVSRPDHEDILVLRIEGMSCNHCRAAVERALLKVPGVKTAQVDLASGTARVTFDPHKATRDDMVRAVEDEGYRVPL
- a CDS encoding ferredoxin, with product MAKVTVDESLCIGCGLCSEICPEVFEMGDDGQAHAAHPEKCDALACCAEAAESCPVEAIKIE
- the ald gene encoding alanine dehydrogenase; the encoded protein is MIVGVPKEIKNNENRVAIVPSGVMALSDRGHTVLVQKGAGMGSGISDEDYARAGARIVDNVADLWAEAEMIMKIKEPLPPEYPLMRHGQVMFTYFHLASDETLTRAVLDSGIVAIAYETVQLPDGSLPLLSPMSEVAGAMAAVVGANYLAGPNGGRGVLMGGIPGVEPAHVVVIGGGTVGTNAALMAAGLGAQVTVFEVSISRMRYLSHVLPKNVKILYSNRHSIEAALADADLVIGAVLIPGAKAPKLVTRDMIKLMKKGSVIVDVAVDQGGCIETTHPTTHAEPTYFVDGVLHYAVANMPGAFPRTSTFALTNATLPYAIRIADLGAEEAMRRDPALRLGLNAYKGKLTCKGVSEAFGIEYHSPEEVLG
- a CDS encoding N-acetyl-gamma-glutamyl-phosphate reductase; translation: MVRVGVVGASGYTGGELVRLLIGHREAALTVLASRGSAGKAAAEVYPNLRGYDLPPISGIAADSLARDCDVVFIAAPAGVAALLAKEILTARPSVRIVDLGADFRLKSPASYQEWYGVPHEAPDLVAEASYGLPELYRDEIRKSRIVANPGCYPTAALLALAPLVSRGIVDLRSLIIDAKSGVSGAGRTPSPGYHFPECEENLRAYGVPRHRHTPEIEQELRRLAMQGLGPRGEAGCGTGTAAGAPGRADTDEDGITVTFTPHLVPMSRGILVTAYGLLKTPAPAVAVRSGASNKTGLPGYVPRDAAPCPETTGEGPRPDALTALYEEFYAHERFVRVLRGSLPETKAVRGSNFCDIAVRIDVRTGRVVVFSALDNLVKGAAGQAIQNMNVLFGLEESTGLEAPPVWP
- the argJ gene encoding bifunctional glutamate N-acetyltransferase/amino-acid acetyltransferase ArgJ, which produces MISVEAAAIEPAGATDSTWREIPGGVTAPLGFRAAGLHCGIKRARPDLALILSDVPAACAAVFTTNRVKAAPVLVSMEHVRSGKCRAAVVASGNANACTGPKGLEDARTMANVTGEVLGIPPDEVIVASTGVIGVPMPIEKVCEGIRLAAGALDPGPTGGAAAAEAILTTDRTLKEVAVEGDVGGHRVRIGGIAKGSGMIHPNMATMLAFVTTDAAITPGMLRRALARSVERSFNMITIDGDTSTNDMAVAFANGTAGNPTVASEDASFDAFSKGLDHVTGTLARMIVQDGEGATRIIKVEVRGGKTEWDARRIARTIASSNLVKTAVFGADPNWGRVLAAAGRAGVEFDADLVDVFIGDVLVARSGAAVEFDEGRARDAMARKEVLIVVDLHAGAESACAYTCDLTYEYVRINASYRS